The genomic stretch GCGACATTCCAAGGTTCCGGCCCTAACACCCTTAAAAAAGTCGCCGGATTCATAGTGCCAGCTCCGACCTCGATATCGTAAGGTTGCTGAAGAATACATCCTTTCCCTTTCCAATAATCATTTAGGTTAAACAAGATATCTTGAAAGTACATCATCCAGTCTCCAGAGGTAGTTCTGTTTCGATTTTCGGCATCATATCGGACCGTTTCTCCTTATGACCAGTATCCAGTATTTCACACAGCGGAAACGGTCTTCTGGGTAGACTGCACACCTCGTTTTGAGGACATCCTTGAATTTATTGCACCGGACAAAGAAATTGGGTTGTATAGAAGAGATTTTCACAGGCATTTCCGGCATTCACCGGGAGTGCACCAAGAGTTAAATATATCAGTAGTGTTAAGCGGTGTCAACACGGATTGGAAATTGAGGTTCCCATAAAGAGGGCATTTTGTTCACACCTCAACAGGATAGGCGATTACAATAAAGAAACCTTCAGAGACATTATTCCATAAGGAGATATGGTTGATTTTGCTGCAAAAACTCATTTCAGCGAGGCCCCGTTGCCATCAGCCCCGCCTCATCTGGCATTTTCCCGCACGCATCAATGACCACGTCCGGTTGCAGTGATGCTGAAAAGGCCATCCTTGGCCTTTTTGCTGTGGAAATGCGGTGATTTCAGCGGCTGATTTAGGCAACTCAGGCCCAGGCTTCCTTCGTTCTTTTGCAGCAGAATTACTTATTGCAGTAGAATCATGGTTCTATTTAAGTTTACTGAGGGTTTAGACGGGAAAGCGTCGTGAAAAGGAAAACCAGTCCGGAGTCTTTCGTTCCAGGTGATGTCGGTAATAGGCGGCCAACAAGCGGTCCAGATCGAAGAATTGCCGTCTGCTGAAGCGAAGTTTCTGGCATTCTCGGACCGATTGGGACGCTATGCGCTCCAGAATAAGCCTCAAGTCCGGTAGAAAAGGCTCGGTTATCCCGCCTTGCACCGAACAACCCTGGCATACCAGCCCACCGGACTGGACGTTCCAGGAAAACACTTCTCGGCCTTCTTGCCTTCCACACGCCGCACATCGGAAAATATGCGGCCTGATTCCCAGAAAACCCAAAAGATCCACCCGGAATTTCATTAACAGGGTCTGCCAGTTTGAACACTGTGCCAGAAGGGAAAAAATGGCGTGTACTTCCTCATACAATGCAATATCCGGGCTTTCCGGTTCGTAACAGTCGGCGATGAGATTAAGGCAATAACTGACCACCGCCCAGCGGGGTGGGTCGGTCAGGAATTTCCGACATGATGTCCGTATTTCCGCTTGAGTGACGTGCGGCAATCCCCTGCCCCGATACATAAGAATACTGGAAAACGTTCCTGGATCAAGGGCGGTACCGAATCGGCTACCCGATTTTCGAATACCGCGGGCAATGGCACTGATTTTTCCCCGTCTTCGGGTAAATAGAATGACAATACGGTCCTTTTCCCCATAATCGACTGTCCTGATGACCAGACCTTCATCATTCCAATAGCGATCAGGTTCCGGATTCACGGCGTTTGGTAGCCCCATTTCCGCAAAATTTCGATTCGTTTTCGCCAGTTTTTCTCCACCTTCACCCAGAGATCGAGATAGACGCTTTGTCCCAAAAGGTTTTCGATCGTTGCACGAGCTTGTGCGCCGATCCGCTTGATCATTGATCCATTCCGGCCGATGACGATTTTTTTATGCGCTTCGCGCTCGACATAGACAAGGGCCCGGATATACGTTTTTCCGGCTTTTTCCCGGAATTCTTCAATCCTGATCTCGGTTCCGTAAGGAATTTCCTGATAACAGTGAGCCCAGGCACTCTCCCGGATCAGCTCGGCACAGATGTCCCGCTCGGTCAGGTCGGTATAGAAATCGGCATGGTAATAAGGGGGGTGTTCTGGGAGGCGGGAGACAATTTCCAACAGCAGTTCAGCGACGCCCTCTCCGGTCACCGCAGAAACCGGATAAATTCCTTCAAAGGAGACCGTATTTGCCACCCGGGATATAAAAGAACTCCTTGTTTCCAGCCTCAAGGTATCCACTTTGTTGGGAACCAACAGTACCGGAACCCTCTTTAAGAGATCCGGATAGAGGATTACTGACGGTTCTTCCTCTTGAACATCGGGAGCGGTAAGATAAAGAACGATATCGGTGCTGTATAGAGATTGCCTCGTAGAGGTGACAAGAGATTTGCCAAGGACGTCCCGGGGTTCATGAAAACCCGGAGTGTCGAGAAAAACAATCTGATATTCGGAGTGATTCAGAATCCCTTTGACAATCCGTCGGGTAGTTTGTGGCTTTTCGGTGACAATGGAAACTCGGTTTCCCAGAATCCGGTTTAAAAGACTCGACTTTCCCACGTTGGGAAGGCCCAAAAGGGTCACAAAACCGGCTCGGTGAACCGTCTCCGACCAGTCGTTACCGGGTATTCCGTATTCTCCTTTCCGGCTCATCATGTTTCCTCCCGGGAACCGGGTGATCGCTCCCGAAGGCGAAAGGGAAAGGGAAATAGTTCCGCTAGTCCATGAAC from Atribacteraceae bacterium encodes the following:
- the recO gene encoding DNA repair protein RecO; its protein translation is MNPEPDRYWNDEGLVIRTVDYGEKDRIVILFTRRRGKISAIARGIRKSGSRFGTALDPGTFSSILMYRGRGLPHVTQAEIRTSCRKFLTDPPRWAVVSYCLNLIADCYEPESPDIALYEEVHAIFSLLAQCSNWQTLLMKFRVDLLGFLGIRPHIFRCAACGRQEGREVFSWNVQSGGLVCQGCSVQGGITEPFLPDLRLILERIASQSVRECQKLRFSRRQFFDLDRLLAAYYRHHLERKTPDWFSFSRRFPV
- the era gene encoding GTPase Era, translated to MMSRKGEYGIPGNDWSETVHRAGFVTLLGLPNVGKSSLLNRILGNRVSIVTEKPQTTRRIVKGILNHSEYQIVFLDTPGFHEPRDVLGKSLVTSTRQSLYSTDIVLYLTAPDVQEEEPSVILYPDLLKRVPVLLVPNKVDTLRLETRSSFISRVANTVSFEGIYPVSAVTGEGVAELLLEIVSRLPEHPPYYHADFYTDLTERDICAELIRESAWAHCYQEIPYGTEIRIEEFREKAGKTYIRALVYVEREAHKKIVIGRNGSMIKRIGAQARATIENLLGQSVYLDLWVKVEKNWRKRIEILRKWGYQTP